The Streptomyces sp. NBC_00597 DNA segment GCCCGCGCCTTCGACAGCCGGCCCGCGGTTCTGGGCGTGCTGGGGCGAGGAGCCACGGTCGGTCCCGCCGCGCGGCTCCTGCTCCGCCGCAGCGCTGCCATCCCTCTTGAATCGTCCCTGCACTAGCGTCGCAACCTCTGGACCAGGCGTCCCGCCGGGCGACCGGTGGGACGGTGTCGAGTCGTGGGGCGTTTCGGCCCCATGGTGGTCGTCGGTGACCGGCGCGTCTCCCTCTCCTTGCCGCCGCGCGCGACGCTGTGTCGCGCCACCTGCGCGCCGGCTGTTCCCGCGGCGGTCCCGCGAATTCCAGCACAGTGGCGGATCTCCAACAAGGTGCGCGTGTCGGCCCGCAGGTTCGGTGACGGCTCGTAATGAGAGGGTCACGCCGTGTGGGGCGCCTTTCGGGGCGAACCGGACTTACGCCATCCAAACGCGGTGGCTGGCAAGGTGTCCCAGTCGAGATGATCAGGAGCGGAATGACAGATTCAGTGGCGTAATGCCCCTTTCGTCACCCAAAAATGACCATCCGTTATGCCCGTATTGCCAGGTCGCAGGTGAGCAAACTCACACACCCGTGGCCATTACTTCCCGGTTGAGCCGGGGAATCGGATGTTTAGCCTTGCCCTTTACAGGGTTGACGGATCCGACAACCCCCACCCCACAACCGAGCCGAGGGCCCGAGACACCGTGAAGACGACGATGATGTTCCGCAACATAGCCAACCCGCGCCGCACCACCCTCGCGCACCTCAAGGACGCCGAGGAGCTGCAGGCGGTCGAGGCTCCGGAGCACGCCGTCGAGCTGCCCACCCAGACCGCGAACCCCCGCCGCACGATCCTCATGGACGCGCCGGTCGCCGCCGCGCAGTAAGCCACTCGGGAAAAGGAGCGCGAAGCGCCGCTGCCCGCCGCGTTAGCCTGGGGACGCAGACTCCAGCCAGCGGAAATACAGAGGGGCAGACGCAACACGTGCGCATCGCCAGGTTCTCCATCGACGGCAATGTCGCGTTCGGCGCGGTCGAGGGCAACACTGCCCCCGGCGCCGAGGGTGAGCTCGTCCTCGACATCATCAAGGGCATTCCGTTCGCGGACTTCGAGCTGTCCGGCACGAAGGTCCCGCTGAGCAAGGTCCGGCTGCTGCCGCCCGTGCTCCCGAACAAGGTCGTGGCCATCGGCCGCAACTACGCGGAGCACGCGGCAGAGCTCGGCAACGAGGTCCCGGACGCGCCGATCACCTTCTTCAAGCCCTCCACCTCGGTGGTCGGCCCGGGCGACCCGATCTCGTACCCCTCCTTCTCCCAGGACCTGCAACACGAGGCGGAGCTCGCCGTGGTCATCGGCCGCATGTGCCGCGAGGTCCCCAAGGAGCGCGTCAAGGACGTGATCCTCGGCTACACCTGTGCCAACGACGTCACCGCGCGCGACGTCCAGCAGCGCGAGAAGCAGTGGGCCCGGGCCAAGGGCTTCGACAGCTCCTGCCCCCTCGGCCCCTGGATCGAGACCGACCTCGACCCGGGCGACCTGACCATCCAGTGCACCGTCAACGGCGAACAGCGCCAGCTCGGCCGCACCAGCGAGATGGTCCGCTCCATCGAGGACCTGATCGTCCACATCACCGAGGCCATGACGCTGCTCCCCGGCGACGTCATCCTCACGGGGACCCCGGCCGGAGTCGGCCCCCTCAACGTCGGCGACGAGGTCGCCGTCACC contains these protein-coding regions:
- a CDS encoding fumarylacetoacetate hydrolase family protein produces the protein MRIARFSIDGNVAFGAVEGNTAPGAEGELVLDIIKGIPFADFELSGTKVPLSKVRLLPPVLPNKVVAIGRNYAEHAAELGNEVPDAPITFFKPSTSVVGPGDPISYPSFSQDLQHEAELAVVIGRMCREVPKERVKDVILGYTCANDVTARDVQQREKQWARAKGFDSSCPLGPWIETDLDPGDLTIQCTVNGEQRQLGRTSEMVRSIEDLIVHITEAMTLLPGDVILTGTPAGVGPLNVGDEVAVTIEGIGTLTNKVIKRG